A genomic window from Macaca mulatta isolate MMU2019108-1 chromosome 19, T2T-MMU8v2.0, whole genome shotgun sequence includes:
- the ZNF134 gene encoding zinc finger protein 134, translating into MTLVTTGGAWTGPGCWHGVKDEESSSEQSISIAVSHVNTSKAGLPTQTAYPCDICGPILKDILHLDEHQGTHHGLKLHTCGACGRQFWFRANLHQHQKCYSIEKPLRRDEGEASIVKNCTVSKEPHPSEKPFTCKEEQKNFQATLGGCQQKAIRSKRKTHRSTESGDAFHGEQMHYKCSECGKAFSRKDTLVQHQRIHSGEKPYECSECGKAFSRKATLVQHQRIHTGERPYECSECGKTFSRKDNLTQHKRIHTGEMPYKCNECGKYFSHHSNLIVHQRVHNGARPYKCSDCGKVFRHKSTLVQHESIHTGENPYDCSDCGKSFGHKYTLIKHQRIHTESKPFECIECGKFFSRSSDFIAHQRVHTGERPFVCSKCGKDFIRTSHLVRHQRVHTGERPYECSECGKAYSLSSHLNRHQKVHTAGRL; encoded by the exons AGTCACAACAGGAGGGGCTTGGACAGGCCCTG GTTGTTGGCATGGAGTGAAGGATGAAGAGTCATCTTCTGAACAGAGCATTTCTATAGCAGTGTCACATGTTAATACTTCCAAGGCAGGTTTGCCCACACAGACAGCTTACCCTTGTGACATATGTGGCCCCATCTTGAAAGATATTTTGCACCTGGATGAACACCAGGGTACACACCATGGGCTGAAACTTCACACATGTGGGGCATGTGGGAGACAATTCTGGTTCAGGGCAAACCTTCATCAACACCAGAAGTGTTACAGTATAGAGAAACCCTTAAGAAGGGATGAAGGTGAGGCCTCAATTGTGAAGAACTGCACAGTTAGCAAAGAACCTCACCCATCAGAGAAACCCTTTACGTGTAAGGAGGAGCAGAAAAACTTCCAGGCTACTTTGGGTGGCTGCCAACAAAAGGCCATCCGCAGTAAGAGGAAGACACACAGGAGCACTGAGAGTGGGGATGCATTTCATGGTGAACAAATGCATTACAagtgcagtgaatgtgggaaagctttcagCCGCAAAGACACACTTGTCCAGCACCAGAGAATTCATAGTGGAGAGAAGCCTTACGagtgcagtgaatgtgggaaagccttcagccGCAAAGCTACACTTGTCcagcatcagagaattcatactggagaaaggCCTTATGAATGCAGCGAATGTGGAAAAACCTTCAGTCGAAAAGACAACCTTACTCAGCACAAGAGAATCCACACTGGAGAAATGCCTTATAAGTGCAATGAATGTGGGAAATATTTTAGCCATCACTCCAATCTAATTGTACACCAGAGAGTTCACAATGGAGCAAGGCCTTATAAGTGCAGTGATTGTGGGAAAGTATTCAGACACAAATCTACACTTGTTCAGCATGAGAGTATTCACACTGGAGAAAATCCTTACGATTGCAGTGATTGTGGGAAATCCTTTGGCCACAAATACACCCTCATtaaacatcagagaattcacactgaGTCAAAGCCTTTTGAGTGCATTGAATGTGGGAAATTCTTTAGTCGAAGTTCTGACTTTATTGCACACCAGAGGGTTCACACTGGTGAAAGGCCTTTTGTGTGCAGTAAATGTGGGAAAGACTTTATCAGAACCTCCCACCTTGTTCGACACCAAagagttcacactggagaaaggccatatgagtgcagtgaatgtgggaagGCCTACAGCTTAAGCTCCCACCTCAATCGGCACCAGAAAGTTCACACTGCAGGCAGGCTTTAG